The Geminocystis sp. NIES-3708 genomic sequence ATTTTGTTGAGTGTAACAAATATTGGATCAAGTTTGTATCAATTCTTACTGCTATCTACTAAAAACTCGACACATCTAAATTGACTGCTAAAAGTAGGCAAAAAGTACAATGGAGAATAGTTTTTTTATTTTTTTACTAATTTTAAAAAATATAAGTTAAATACGTATTAGTTTATTTTCTCTCTCTTCTGTTTTTCTTCACCAACAATGTTATCTGGGATTTCCGAGAATTAAGACTTGATTAGTTAATTAAACCTAATTAATAATAGAATAGAAAAAACTGTAAAAGTATGTTGAAAGAATGAGCGAGATTGTCACAAGTAAAGCCACGAGAAATGCCCCCCATGAGGATTATCGCCCCATCAAACAAGAAGATTTAACCCCGATGTATAAGCATTATGTGGAAGTAAAAGAGCAATATCCTAACTCATTATTACTCTATAGGGTAGGTGACTTTTTCGAGTGCTTTTTTCAAGATGCAGTGACAATTTCTCAAGAATTAGAATTAGTTATCACCAGTAAAGAAGCAGGGCAAAATGTTGGTAGAATTGCCATGACGGGTGTACCTCATCACGCCCTTGATCGATATGCACGACAATTGGTAGAAAAGGGTTATGCAGTGGTAATCTGTGATCAAGTGGAAGATGCGGCAACGGCGGCGGCGGAGAAAAGAATTGTTAAACGGGCGATTACAAAGTTATTAACTCCGGGTACAATCACTGAAGATGAGATGTTACCCTCGAAACAAAATAACTTCTTGGCGGCGGTAGTAGTAGCGAAAGATTATTGGGGCTTGGCTTATGCAGACATCTCCACAGGAGAATTTTTTACGACTCAAAATCAAGATTTAAACTCTTTATCGACTGAATTACTGCGTTTACAACCAGCAGAGGTGCTTTTCCCCGTTAATGCTCCTGATATTAATAGTTTACTGCGTCCGGGTCAAAAATCTGAGAGTCTTCCCGACTTTCTTCCCGATTGCTTTTGTTACTCCTTGCGATCGCAAAAAGCCTTTGACATCAACGAAGCCAAGCCCAGATTATTAGTAGAGTTTAAACTCAAATCCCTAGAGGGTGTAGGTTGTGAACATTTACCCTTAGCCATTCGTGCGGCAGGAGGATTACTAGAATATGTACAAGATACCCAAAAGGCAAATCAAGTACCATTACAATTAATTCGCACTTATAGTATAGCCGATTATTTGGTTTTAGACAGCACCACACGGCGAAACCTCGAAATCACAAGCACAGTAAGAGATAACACCTTTCATGGCTCTTTATTGTGGGCTTTGGATAGAACTTGTACAGCTATGGGAGCAAGAGCTTTAAGACGATGGTTATTGCAACCCTTAATCAATAAGCTAGGGATTATTGCCCGTCAAGATACGATCGCCGAATTGATGGAAAATCTGCCTTTGAGAGAAGAAATTAGGCAATTATTTAAGAGTATTTACGATTTAGAGAGGATAACGGGGAGAGTCGGTGCAGGGACAGCAAATCCCAAGGAATTACTCAATTTAGGCGATTCTTTAGCAAAATTGACCTATTTAGCAGAATTAGCGAAGGAAGGCAAATCACCCTATTTTCAAGCGTTGCAAAATGTGCCTCCTGAGTTGGAAGAATTAGGGAAAAAAGTGTTAGATACCATTGTGGAGTTTCCACCCCAACACGTCAAGGAAGGAGGGATTATTCGAGATGGTGTCAATCAGCAGTTAGACGATATGCGCACATTGATTGATGGTGATAGAGAATGGTTAGCTAATCTGGAAGTGACGGAAAGGCAACGCACAGGCATTACTAATTTGAAGGTGGGTTATAACAAAACCTTTGGTTATTATATCAGTATGCCTCGATCAAAAGCTGAATTAGCCCCAGAAAATTATCAACGCAAACAAACTTTATTGAACGAAGAAAGATATATTACTGCTGAGTTAAAAGAAAAAGAAAATCGTATTTTAAATGCTAAAGATGACTTGGCAAAATTCGAGTATGAAATATTTGTAAATTTACGTTCTTTAGTAGCTGAAAAAACGGAAGAAATTAGAAAAGTAGCCCGAGCAATAGCGGCGATGGATGTTTTATCAGGATTAGCAGAGTTATCTGTCTATCAAGATTATAACCGACCTGAGATTACGAACGATAGAATTATTAAAATTAAAAATGGTCGTCATCCTGTGGTAGAAAAATTATTAGGATTTGGAATGTTTGTGCCTAATTCTAGTTATTTAGGCGATCAAAATTCACCAGATTTGATAATATTAACAGGACCAAATGCTAGTGGTAAAAGTTGTTATTTGCGTCAAGTAGGATTGATTCAATTAATGGCACAAATAGGGAGTTTTATTCCCGCCGAAAGCGCTAAATTATCTATCTGTGATCGTATATTTACGAGAGTAGGTGCAGTAGATGACATCGGTACAGGGCAATCGACTTTTATGGTAGAAATGAATGAGACGGCGAATATCTTAAACCATGCCACCGATAAATCATTAGTATTGCTTGATGAAATAGGGAGAGGTACAGCTACTTTTGACGGGCTTTCTATAGCTTGGGCTGTTGCGGAATACTTAGCGATCGAGATACAGTGTCGTACAATTTTCGCTACTCATTACCACGAATTAAACGAATTAGCCTCCATTCTTGACAACGTTGCTAACTATCAAGTCACGGTGAAGGAATTAGAGAATGACATCATATTTTTGCACGAAGTTAAAGCAGGAGGAGCTGACAAATCTTATGGTATTGAGGCGGGAAGATTGGCAGGTTTGCCAAAAGTAGTAATTAGCCGTGCGAAACAGGTAATGAGTCAAATTGAAAAACATAGTAAAATTGCGATCGGTTTACGCAAAAATATCAAAAAATTAACTCCTTCAAAGGAAGAAAATACGGAGAAAATAATGAGCCAATTAGATATTTTTGAATAGTTTATAGTTTGCCCTTTACGGCATAATCAATGAAACGAAATATCTTTAAATATTTTATTATTAATTAAAATTTAGGAGTATAATAAAATGAATAATTTTGGTCAATCAATTATCATATTAAATCGAAGAAAAAAACAAGTATTGGAGGAATTAGAAGAAGCCCAATTTAAGTTGTTAATGTGGTCAAAAAGAGTCAAATCATCTAAAGAGAATAACCGACTTGATTTATTAAAAGAGGCTTCTTTTCAAGAAAATGTCTATATAAATCAAGTTAAAAGTTTGGAGTCTCAACTTAGTCAACTTTCAGCAGAAATTGATAAATATAAAAAAAGACAATCAGATTTAGCTTTATCTGCTTTTCAGAAAATGGAAGAAAAAATGCTAGAAATAAAACAAACAGAAGATAAAAATTTAGAAAATGATTGGTCTAATGGTGATTTTATAACAGAAAAACAATTAGATATTGATGGAGAAATAAAGTTAATTAAAAATTATTTACAAAAAGCTATCAATGCTGTGGAAATATTAGAATTTAAAGTATTAGAATTCAAAAATAATAATAATAGTTTGAATAACATAAGTATAGACGATGAAATAGATCTATTAAAAAGACAATTAAGAGGTGATTAATAATACTAATGAAATTAGTAACACTAAAATTATTTTTAATATTATATCACTCTCGAATTAAATAAAAAAGATGAAATAATAGGATTAGAAATTATCAAGGCAAGTAGTTTTATTCGAGATTCAATTTTAGAGTCTTCTCAAGCTAAATTATTACAAATTTTATAATCAAAAATAATAAATAATAGGAGATAAAAACATGAATACTTTAGAGTCAATTACAAAAGCTATAATTCCCTTATTTTTAGGAAATAAAAAGCAGTTATTAGAAGTATTAGATTAGACGTAAAAAATTAATTATTCATAATCTAAAATTACTTTCATCCATTCAGGAGGGCGTGGAATAGGGTTATTAAGACGATCGAACATTAATAATCCAATTAAATGAACTGTTAAACTATAAATAAGATTATTAGTCAAAACCACAATCACGACTAATGCTTGAATCATTATAGGGGTAGGTTCGGCTAAAATACCTAATTTTAAGAAGATCCAGTCTGCTAAATTAGTAATTTGACTAATAACATATACCCATAAATCTTCTCCTAAAAGAATCGAAAATAACCAAAAACGAAAGAAAAAACCAAAACAACCGATAACACTAGCCATGAAAATCGATAAATACCAATTTGCACCATTACGCCATAATGCACCTAGTTGTATGCCCATTAAACCGTAGGGGATAATATAAACAATACTACGAGGAGGACCCATTAAAATGCCTAATAATAAACCACAAACTATGGTAGTAATAATTGATGCTCTTTTACCTCGCCGTAAGTAAATTAAAGCAATAGGTAGGGGAAAAAGCATTTTTAAAAAAGGACCTAAGCGAAAATAATAGTCTATTAACCAAATTAAACTAGCCGTACTGGCTAAAAAAGCACTTTCGACTAGGGCAATAGTGGCAGGTTTAAATTTATAGGATTTTAGTTTAGGAGGAGGAGAATAATTTTCTGGATAATTGTCGTTAGTAAGATGATCACTTTCTTCATCTATCCAATTACAGTCATCTTCCGTGAAATCATGGTTAGAATTAGTCAATGGTTTTTTTATAATTACTGTTATTACTTTGCCTGTTGAGTATTTTCAATGAAAAATTATAGCTCTAAT encodes the following:
- the mutS gene encoding DNA mismatch repair protein MutS: MSEIVTSKATRNAPHEDYRPIKQEDLTPMYKHYVEVKEQYPNSLLLYRVGDFFECFFQDAVTISQELELVITSKEAGQNVGRIAMTGVPHHALDRYARQLVEKGYAVVICDQVEDAATAAAEKRIVKRAITKLLTPGTITEDEMLPSKQNNFLAAVVVAKDYWGLAYADISTGEFFTTQNQDLNSLSTELLRLQPAEVLFPVNAPDINSLLRPGQKSESLPDFLPDCFCYSLRSQKAFDINEAKPRLLVEFKLKSLEGVGCEHLPLAIRAAGGLLEYVQDTQKANQVPLQLIRTYSIADYLVLDSTTRRNLEITSTVRDNTFHGSLLWALDRTCTAMGARALRRWLLQPLINKLGIIARQDTIAELMENLPLREEIRQLFKSIYDLERITGRVGAGTANPKELLNLGDSLAKLTYLAELAKEGKSPYFQALQNVPPELEELGKKVLDTIVEFPPQHVKEGGIIRDGVNQQLDDMRTLIDGDREWLANLEVTERQRTGITNLKVGYNKTFGYYISMPRSKAELAPENYQRKQTLLNEERYITAELKEKENRILNAKDDLAKFEYEIFVNLRSLVAEKTEEIRKVARAIAAMDVLSGLAELSVYQDYNRPEITNDRIIKIKNGRHPVVEKLLGFGMFVPNSSYLGDQNSPDLIILTGPNASGKSCYLRQVGLIQLMAQIGSFIPAESAKLSICDRIFTRVGAVDDIGTGQSTFMVEMNETANILNHATDKSLVLLDEIGRGTATFDGLSIAWAVAEYLAIEIQCRTIFATHYHELNELASILDNVANYQVTVKELENDIIFLHEVKAGGADKSYGIEAGRLAGLPKVVISRAKQVMSQIEKHSKIAIGLRKNIKKLTPSKEENTEKIMSQLDIFE
- a CDS encoding DUF2232 domain-containing protein yields the protein MTNSNHDFTEDDCNWIDEESDHLTNDNYPENYSPPPKLKSYKFKPATIALVESAFLASTASLIWLIDYYFRLGPFLKMLFPLPIALIYLRRGKRASIITTIVCGLLLGILMGPPRSIVYIIPYGLMGIQLGALWRNGANWYLSIFMASVIGCFGFFFRFWLFSILLGEDLWVYVISQITNLADWIFLKLGILAEPTPIMIQALVVIVVLTNNLIYSLTVHLIGLLMFDRLNNPIPRPPEWMKVILDYE